From Scleropages formosus chromosome 9, fSclFor1.1, whole genome shotgun sequence, one genomic window encodes:
- the rxrgb gene encoding retinoic acid receptor RXR-gamma-B isoform X3, whose protein sequence is MSSLNNVSSTEDIKPPIGLEGLGSMSSYPCTSPGSLTKHICAICGDRSSGKHYGVYSCEGCKGFFKRTIRKDLTYTCRDSKECLIDKRQRNRCQYCRYQKCLAMGMKREAVQEERQRAKDKSDNEAESTCSAYDDMPVDKILEAELSVEPTTEPSVDGSPGNSSSDPVTNICQAADKQLFTLVEWAKRIPHFSELPLDDQVILLRAGWNELLIASFSHRSVTVKDGILLATGLHVHRNSAHSAGVGSIFDRVLTELVSKMKDMQMDKTELGCLRAIVLFNPDAKGLSNPSEVESLREKVYASLENYTKQKYPEQPGRFAKLLLRLPALRSIGLKCLEHLFFFKLIGDTPIDTFLMEMLEAPHQTT, encoded by the exons ATGAGCTCACTGAACAATGTGAGCAGCACCGAGGACATCAAGCCCCCCATCGGACTGGAAGGACTAGGGAGCATGAGCAGTTACCCTTGCACCAGTCCTGGGTCACTGACCAAACACATTTGCGCCATCTGCGGCGACCGCTCTTCAG GGAAGCACTATGGTGTCTACAGCTGTGAGGGCTGCAAGGGCTTCTTCAAGAGGACCATCAGGAAAGACCTCACCTACACGTGCCGAGACTCCAAGGAGTGCCTCATCGACAAGCGCCAACGTAACCGCTGCCAGTACTGCCGCTACCAGAAGTGTTTGGCTATGGGAATGAAAAGAGAAG CGGTGCAGGAGGAGAGGCAGCGAGCAAAGGACAAGAGTGACAATGAGGCAGAGTCTACCTGCAGCGCCTATGATGACATGCCAGTGGACAAGATTCTGGAGGCAGAGTTGTCTGTGGAGCCCACAACAGAACCCTCTGTGGACGGTAGTCCTGGCAACTCG TCCAGCGATCCTGTGACAAACATCTGCCAGGCAGCAGACAAGCAGCTCTTCACCTTGGTCGAGTGGGCAAAGAGGATCCCACATTTCTCTGAACTGCCGCTGGATGACCAGGTCATACTGCTGAGAGCAG GTTGGAACGAGCTGCTCATTGCCTCCTTCTCGCACCGTTCTGTGACAGTAAAAGATGGTATTCTTCTGGCTACCGGGCTACATGTGCATCGCAACAGCGCCCACAGTGCTGGTGTGGGCTCAATCTTtgacag aGTTCTAACAGAATTGGTGTCGAAGATGAAAGACATGCAGATGGACAAGACGGAACTAGGATGTCTCCGAGCCATTGTCCTCTTCAACCCAG ATGCAAAAGGTTTGTCAAACCCTTCTGAGGTAGAGAGCCTCCGAGAGAAGGTGTACGCTTCGCTGGAGAACTACACCAAACAGAAATATCCAGAGCAACCCGGAAG GTTTGCTAAGCTGCTACTTCGACTGCCTGCTCTCCGCTCCATCGGGTTGAAATGTCTAGAACATCTATTTTTCTTTAAGCTCATCGGTGACACCCCTATAGATACCTTCCTTATGGAGATGCTGGAGGCTCCACATCAAACCACATGA
- the rxrgb gene encoding retinoic acid receptor RXR-gamma-B isoform X2 codes for MNPASSQHPMNCMLGHPTIISTSSSSRHLPSSMDTMASSINGLTSPYSVITSAVGSPQVSLPSTAPMNFGALSSPQMSSLNNVSSTEDIKPPIGLEGLGSMSSYPCTSPGSLTKHICAICGDRSSGKHYGVYSCEGCKGFFKRTIRKDLTYTCRDSKECLIDKRQRNRCQYCRYQKCLAMGMKREAVQEERQRAKDKSDNEAESTCSAYDDMPVDKILEAELSVEPTTEPSVDGSPGNSSSDPVTNICQAADKQLFTLVEWAKRIPHFSELPLDDQVILLRAGWNELLIASFSHRSVTVKDGILLATGLHVHRNSAHSAGVGSIFDRVLTELVSKMKDMQMDKTELGCLRAIVLFNPDAKGLSNPSEVESLREKVYASLENYTKQKYPEQPGRFAKLLLRLPALRSIGLKCLEHLFFFKLIGDTPIDTFLMEMLEAPHQTT; via the exons ATGAACCCAGCCTCTTCCCAGCATCCAATGAACTGCATGTTGGGACACCCTACCATCATTAGCACCTCCAGCTCCTCACGGCACCTCCCTTCCTCCATGGACACCATGGCTTCTTCCATAAATGGGTTAACCTCCCCATACTCAGTTATCACCTCTGCAGTGGGATCTCCCCAAGTATCCCTGCCCTCCACAGCTCCTATGAACTTTGGTGCACTGAGCAGTCCTCAG ATGAGCTCACTGAACAATGTGAGCAGCACCGAGGACATCAAGCCCCCCATCGGACTGGAAGGACTAGGGAGCATGAGCAGTTACCCTTGCACCAGTCCTGGGTCACTGACCAAACACATTTGCGCCATCTGCGGCGACCGCTCTTCAG GGAAGCACTATGGTGTCTACAGCTGTGAGGGCTGCAAGGGCTTCTTCAAGAGGACCATCAGGAAAGACCTCACCTACACGTGCCGAGACTCCAAGGAGTGCCTCATCGACAAGCGCCAACGTAACCGCTGCCAGTACTGCCGCTACCAGAAGTGTTTGGCTATGGGAATGAAAAGAGAAG CGGTGCAGGAGGAGAGGCAGCGAGCAAAGGACAAGAGTGACAATGAGGCAGAGTCTACCTGCAGCGCCTATGATGACATGCCAGTGGACAAGATTCTGGAGGCAGAGTTGTCTGTGGAGCCCACAACAGAACCCTCTGTGGACGGTAGTCCTGGCAACTCG TCCAGCGATCCTGTGACAAACATCTGCCAGGCAGCAGACAAGCAGCTCTTCACCTTGGTCGAGTGGGCAAAGAGGATCCCACATTTCTCTGAACTGCCGCTGGATGACCAGGTCATACTGCTGAGAGCAG GTTGGAACGAGCTGCTCATTGCCTCCTTCTCGCACCGTTCTGTGACAGTAAAAGATGGTATTCTTCTGGCTACCGGGCTACATGTGCATCGCAACAGCGCCCACAGTGCTGGTGTGGGCTCAATCTTtgacag aGTTCTAACAGAATTGGTGTCGAAGATGAAAGACATGCAGATGGACAAGACGGAACTAGGATGTCTCCGAGCCATTGTCCTCTTCAACCCAG ATGCAAAAGGTTTGTCAAACCCTTCTGAGGTAGAGAGCCTCCGAGAGAAGGTGTACGCTTCGCTGGAGAACTACACCAAACAGAAATATCCAGAGCAACCCGGAAG GTTTGCTAAGCTGCTACTTCGACTGCCTGCTCTCCGCTCCATCGGGTTGAAATGTCTAGAACATCTATTTTTCTTTAAGCTCATCGGTGACACCCCTATAGATACCTTCCTTATGGAGATGCTGGAGGCTCCACATCAAACCACATGA
- the rxrgb gene encoding retinoic acid receptor RXR-gamma-B isoform X1, protein MANSHISNPYSVDDTEPYLHMNSTRPMNPASSQHPMNCMLGHPTIISTSSSSRHLPSSMDTMASSINGLTSPYSVITSAVGSPQVSLPSTAPMNFGALSSPQMSSLNNVSSTEDIKPPIGLEGLGSMSSYPCTSPGSLTKHICAICGDRSSGKHYGVYSCEGCKGFFKRTIRKDLTYTCRDSKECLIDKRQRNRCQYCRYQKCLAMGMKREAVQEERQRAKDKSDNEAESTCSAYDDMPVDKILEAELSVEPTTEPSVDGSPGNSSSDPVTNICQAADKQLFTLVEWAKRIPHFSELPLDDQVILLRAGWNELLIASFSHRSVTVKDGILLATGLHVHRNSAHSAGVGSIFDRVLTELVSKMKDMQMDKTELGCLRAIVLFNPDAKGLSNPSEVESLREKVYASLENYTKQKYPEQPGRFAKLLLRLPALRSIGLKCLEHLFFFKLIGDTPIDTFLMEMLEAPHQTT, encoded by the exons ATGGCAAATAGCCACATAAGCAACCCGTATTCTGTGGACGACACCGAGCCGTACCTGCACATGA ATTCCACCAGGCCTATGAACCCAGCCTCTTCCCAGCATCCAATGAACTGCATGTTGGGACACCCTACCATCATTAGCACCTCCAGCTCCTCACGGCACCTCCCTTCCTCCATGGACACCATGGCTTCTTCCATAAATGGGTTAACCTCCCCATACTCAGTTATCACCTCTGCAGTGGGATCTCCCCAAGTATCCCTGCCCTCCACAGCTCCTATGAACTTTGGTGCACTGAGCAGTCCTCAG ATGAGCTCACTGAACAATGTGAGCAGCACCGAGGACATCAAGCCCCCCATCGGACTGGAAGGACTAGGGAGCATGAGCAGTTACCCTTGCACCAGTCCTGGGTCACTGACCAAACACATTTGCGCCATCTGCGGCGACCGCTCTTCAG GGAAGCACTATGGTGTCTACAGCTGTGAGGGCTGCAAGGGCTTCTTCAAGAGGACCATCAGGAAAGACCTCACCTACACGTGCCGAGACTCCAAGGAGTGCCTCATCGACAAGCGCCAACGTAACCGCTGCCAGTACTGCCGCTACCAGAAGTGTTTGGCTATGGGAATGAAAAGAGAAG CGGTGCAGGAGGAGAGGCAGCGAGCAAAGGACAAGAGTGACAATGAGGCAGAGTCTACCTGCAGCGCCTATGATGACATGCCAGTGGACAAGATTCTGGAGGCAGAGTTGTCTGTGGAGCCCACAACAGAACCCTCTGTGGACGGTAGTCCTGGCAACTCG TCCAGCGATCCTGTGACAAACATCTGCCAGGCAGCAGACAAGCAGCTCTTCACCTTGGTCGAGTGGGCAAAGAGGATCCCACATTTCTCTGAACTGCCGCTGGATGACCAGGTCATACTGCTGAGAGCAG GTTGGAACGAGCTGCTCATTGCCTCCTTCTCGCACCGTTCTGTGACAGTAAAAGATGGTATTCTTCTGGCTACCGGGCTACATGTGCATCGCAACAGCGCCCACAGTGCTGGTGTGGGCTCAATCTTtgacag aGTTCTAACAGAATTGGTGTCGAAGATGAAAGACATGCAGATGGACAAGACGGAACTAGGATGTCTCCGAGCCATTGTCCTCTTCAACCCAG ATGCAAAAGGTTTGTCAAACCCTTCTGAGGTAGAGAGCCTCCGAGAGAAGGTGTACGCTTCGCTGGAGAACTACACCAAACAGAAATATCCAGAGCAACCCGGAAG GTTTGCTAAGCTGCTACTTCGACTGCCTGCTCTCCGCTCCATCGGGTTGAAATGTCTAGAACATCTATTTTTCTTTAAGCTCATCGGTGACACCCCTATAGATACCTTCCTTATGGAGATGCTGGAGGCTCCACATCAAACCACATGA